ATAATCTATTTTACGATAAGTTACTAAATTACCTAATTTGCTTTCTAATATACTTTTAACCTTTTTAATTTTATCTTCATCTCCCTCATCTTTAAACCGCACAACTAAGTTATCACCAGCTTTTGAACTCTGTATCGTAAATCCACTCTCTTTTAATATACCGAGAATAGCATCATCCTTGCTTGAAGATTTTATCTCTATCAAAATTCCACCTGTAAAGTCTATACCCAAATTCATTCCACGCAGCATAAAAGTAAGCATTGAAAAAATGATAAGAATAACGCTAACAAGTGCTGTCAAATTTCTATATTTACTAAATCTTATATCAAGATTATCTGGAATAAGTCTAATTGCCATATTTCCTACTTAAATTGTGATTTTATATACTTTTTAAGCAATCGACTAGCTATTTTCTCTTAGCTTATACTAATAATGATCTTTGATTTACTTAATCTACTTGAACAAGATATTTGATCAAAAAAATGAAAACAGCCTGGTTGTCATTAATAAAGTGCTACTTAAACATCTTTTTTAATCGATTGATTTCATCAGCAAATTTTGGGTCAGTTCTTATGAAATTTTCCACTTGTTTGACTGCGTGTATAACAGTAGCATGATCTCTACCACCAAAATTTCTTCCAATATCTGGTAAACTTTTTTGCGTAAACTTCTTTGCGAAATACATAGCTATTTGTCTCGGCCTCGCAAGACTGCGGAGCCTTCTATTAGATTGCATATCTGCAATCTTTATATTGAAAAATTCAGCTATTTTTTTCTGTATTTCTTCTATTGTGATTGACCTATGATTTGACCTAAGAAGATCAATTAGGGTCTCACTAGCTGATTCTACTGTCATGCTTCTTCCAATTAAAGAGGTATGAGCAACCTTATTTAATGCTCCTTCTAGTTCTCTTATATTGGATTTTATATTCCTTGCCAAAAATTCTAGGACATCCTTTGGAACATACATATTCATTCGTTCCACTTTCGCCTGCAATATACCAAGTCTTAATTCAAAAGTTGTTTCATTAATATCTGCAACTAATCCCCAACCAAGTCGTGATTTTATTCTTTCTTCTACTCCATCAAGATCACTAGGAGACCTATCAGCTGATATAACCAATTGTTTATTTTGGTCTATCAATGCATTGAAAGTGTGAAAAAATTCTTCTTGTGTACTATCTTTACCACTGATAAATTGCACATCATCTACCATCAATACATCTACTGATCTAAATTGCTCTTTAAATAACATAATATCTTTGCTCCGCAGCGCCGTAATATATTGATACATAAATTTCTCTGCTGATAAATATACCACTTTTCTTTTTGCTGACGGAGAATTGACTATGTCCCAAGCTATAGCATGCATTAAATGTGTTTTACCAAGTCCCACTCCACCATATAGAAATAAAGGGTTGCTTCCTGATATTGGATCTATAGATTCCGCTACACGCTTTGCCGCTGTAAATGCTAACTCATTTGACTTTCCTACCACAAAATTATCAAAAGTGAATCTGGTATCTAGTGGTGAACCAAGATTATGATTATTTTCCTCTCTATTTTTTAGTATCGTATTAGAATTTGAATTTCTTTCTTCAATTAATTGAATATCAATAGAACATACACTTTGATCTTCGCTTTGCCATAATGACAATATTTTTTCCATGTAGTGAACTGTAATCCACTCCTTTATAAATCTTGTTGGTACAGACAACAAAACTTCTCCATTTCTGTTGCTGATAAATCTTAGTGAACTCAGCCAGCTGTTATATGTTGCTTCTCCATAGAGATTATGGAGATAATTTTGGATTTTTTCCCAAGTAACATTGTGGTCCGTTACTGTAATAATCTGATCAAAAAACATAGTAGAAACCTTAGGGTTAGTTAAGTTCATATACCACACCAAGAAAGAATAATAATCAGAAAGATGCAAGATAATCAATAGCTTACTGTAAGATAAAAAGCTAACACTACTTAATACATATCTAAAATTATGAGGATTTTTTGACGAGTTGTAAAGAGTATAAAAGCACTAAAATTGATCATTTTTTTGAAATAAAAACAATCAATTTGTAAATGTCGCTTGTACCGAGGATTAGAAGTATGTTATTAAAAAATAGTAATATATTATGTATAAATAAGATATTAAATTTACTGATAAATAAGTAAAGTACTTGTATAAATATAGCTGATTTAGTATAAATTTATTGAAGTAAATTTGTGATTATATTAAGTAATTTGAGTCATAATACTGTATTCGGTATTGAACTGGAGTTTTACACTGAGGGAATAAAAAAAGAATATTTATTTCTGAATAGCATCAAAAATAAAATAGCTTCTCTTGGATTTTTTTGTGAGAAAGAGAGTTCTTTAAACCAATACGAGATAAAAAGTAATTGTTATACGAGTCCTGATAATTTAATTATGCATTTTGAGTTAGTAAAAAAATTACTGATTGGAACAGCACAAGAGTTCGATGGTAATGTTTCTTTTAAAGCAAAACCTTATTTGGATAGAGCAGGCAGCGCACTAAATGTACATGTTAGCCTCATGGATTCAAATAATAATAACTTATTTTATGGCAATAAGCAAAAATATAGTGACCACCTGATTCACAGCATAGGTGGATTATGTGCAATGATGAAAAAACATATGTTGTTTTTTGCTCCAAATGATGATTCATATTTAAGATTTCAGTACCCAGATATTCATACTCCAACTACGATTAGTTGGGGAGTGAATAACAGAACTGCTGCGATAAGAATTCCCTATTTTGGCAACGATTCCAAAAGATGCCGCCTAGAGCACCGTGTTCCTGGAGCAGATTGTAACCTTGAAAAAGTACTCACAGCAATAACTGAAGGTATAGTTTTTGGTATAGAGAACAAAATTGCTCCGCCAAATAGAGTGTATGGCATTGCATCTGATCCTCAATATAAGATGGAGAGTTTGATATAGCAACTACCTGTTAAACCCTAACCCATTAAACTCCTTTGAGGTAATTGGCCATTCTAGCACTTTCCTCACATCATTATTTACATTCCCATACTGTAATAGCAAGTCTGCAGCAGATAGTTTCTGCGTACTTTTAGATGATCCAAGCCCTATATTGGTAAGGTTGCTCGGTGGCTGCTCAGGAAGTGGATTACCAAGTGCATCCATGTGTTTAGGTAAAGGTTCCATAACAATATTTGTAGCACTAGAAACGAAATGACTATCTGTAGTATCAGCACTTTTAGAAAGTGAATTACCTTTGAAATCCATATGTTTAGGTAGTCCATTTTTCATTTCTTCTTCTGCTCTTTTATTTTTTAATTCTTCTTCTAGCTCAGTTTCAGTTCTTTTTGGTTCTTTTACGGTATCTTTTTCTTCACCTTCATCAACACTGCTATACCCTTCATCTTCTGACATATCATCAGTTTTAACAGACTTAGGTCTTGCTTTATTAAGCAATGAAAGTAATGCGTAAGTAACTGCAGCAGCAGTAACTATAATGGCTATCTTTGCAGCAATGTGAATCACTGTCAAAAATACTAAGGTTGATGAAAGCCCAATCAACCCAGATACGATCACTTTATTCTTGCCTTCTGTCACACTTAAAACTGCTACCATAATAATCCCTCAAATACCATACTAAAGTCATATTATATAGAAATTTTCTTACGCTTGCAAAACTGTAAAAATTTTAATCATTTACATAAAGACATATAAGGATTAATTAATATATAATTTATCTTAGCTATAATATGATATAAATACGTATAATGTTTGGCATGAAAAGCTTACTTGTAGAGAGGAATAGAACAGTAATATTATTGCTTATCGTGATTTTTACCTTCGGCTCATACACTTATATAAAGATGCCAAGAGAAAGCAATCCTGATATACAGATTCCTATAATTAGTGTATTTGTCGGGTTTCCTGGTATTTCTGTCGAGGATAGTGAAAAGCTATTAGTGCTTCCTATAGAAAATGAACTAAGATCCATCGAAGGTGTAAAAGAATTGAGAGCTTTTGCAACTAATGATGGTGCTCACATGATACTCGAATTTAGAACAGAGTATGATAATAAAGAAGTGCTCGATAATGTCCGTTCAAAGCTTTTAAACATAAAATCAAAATTACCTATTGAAGCAGAATCTCCAATAATCAATGAAATAAACTTGAGCTTATTTCCGATACTAAACGTTGGCTTGATTGGTAATTTGCCGGAAAGAACTTTAACTGAAATAGCACGCAAACTAAAGAAAGAAATAGAATCTCTGCCAAATGTTCTTAAAGTTGAAGTAGCAGGTATGCGTAAAGAAACAGTGGAAGTTATAATTGAGCCCACAGTTCTAACAAAATATAACATTCAATCAAATGAGATATTTCAAGCTATATCAAACAACAACAGATTGGTAGGAGCCGGATCACTAGAAAATGATACCGGTAAATATTCGATTAAAATATCAGGGTTATTAAAAGACATAGAAGATATTATGAATATTCCTATTAGATCTCAAAGTGATGCAGTTTTGAGAATCAAAGATATAGCAAAAGTATACCTTGGGTTTGAGGATCACCAAGGATTTGCTCGTATTAATGGACTACCTAGCATTGTACTAGAAATTTCAAAACGTAATGGAAAAAACATAATAGACACGGTAAATCAAGTAAAATACTTAATAGACAAAGCAAAAGATCAATTACCTGAAAATTTAAAAGTAGTTTATTTGAATGACCAGTCAAAAAATGTACGTGATGTGCTTGACGACTTGGAAAATGGTATAATATTTGCCGTATTACTAATATTAACCATAATAATGCTCTTTAT
This sequence is a window from Wolbachia endosymbiont (group B) of Protocalliphora azurea. Protein-coding genes within it:
- a CDS encoding glutamine synthetase, translating into MIILSNLSHNTVFGIELEFYTEGIKKEYLFLNSIKNKIASLGFFCEKESSLNQYEIKSNCYTSPDNLIMHFELVKKLLIGTAQEFDGNVSFKAKPYLDRAGSALNVHVSLMDSNNNNLFYGNKQKYSDHLIHSIGGLCAMMKKHMLFFAPNDDSYLRFQYPDIHTPTTISWGVNNRTAAIRIPYFGNDSKRCRLEHRVPGADCNLEKVLTAITEGIVFGIENKIAPPNRVYGIASDPQYKMESLI
- the dnaA gene encoding chromosomal replication initiator protein DnaA codes for the protein MNLTNPKVSTMFFDQIITVTDHNVTWEKIQNYLHNLYGEATYNSWLSSLRFISNRNGEVLLSVPTRFIKEWITVHYMEKILSLWQSEDQSVCSIDIQLIEERNSNSNTILKNREENNHNLGSPLDTRFTFDNFVVGKSNELAFTAAKRVAESIDPISGSNPLFLYGGVGLGKTHLMHAIAWDIVNSPSAKRKVVYLSAEKFMYQYITALRSKDIMLFKEQFRSVDVLMVDDVQFISGKDSTQEEFFHTFNALIDQNKQLVISADRSPSDLDGVEERIKSRLGWGLVADINETTFELRLGILQAKVERMNMYVPKDVLEFLARNIKSNIRELEGALNKVAHTSLIGRSMTVESASETLIDLLRSNHRSITIEEIQKKIAEFFNIKIADMQSNRRLRSLARPRQIAMYFAKKFTQKSLPDIGRNFGGRDHATVIHAVKQVENFIRTDPKFADEINRLKKMFK